The region CCCGCCGACACCCGTGAAGATCCACGAATACCAGGCCAAGACACTGCTGGCGGCGGCCGGCGTGTCCGTCCCGCGCGGAGAGCCCGCGTTCACGGCGGACGAGGCGCGCGCGGCCGCCGAACGGCTCGGTGGGCGCGTGGTGGTGAAGGCGCAGATCCACGCCGGGGGGCGGGGCAAGGGCGGGGGCGTCCAGTTG is a window of Acidobacteriota bacterium DNA encoding:
- the sucC gene encoding succinate--CoA ligase subunit beta (catalyzes the interconversion of succinyl-CoA and succinate); this translates as MKIHEYQAKTLLAAAGVSVPRGEPAFTADEARAAAERLGGRVVVKAQIHAGGRGKGGGVQL